From a region of the Impatiens glandulifera chromosome 4, dImpGla2.1, whole genome shotgun sequence genome:
- the LOC124935090 gene encoding H/ACA ribonucleoprotein complex subunit gar1-like, with protein sequence MSKSLKAMESKQIEVADVIAQRFQTEEYAVAEASKDDALAVVDPDNVKKGESSDRGGTSSPNTRSKRKHAQGGRGGFQQDRGGGRGGGRGGGSTRGELRGGSRMQQIMFDERGIQG encoded by the coding sequence ATGTCCAAATCTCTCAAGGCTATGGAATCGAAGCAAATTGAAGTTGCTGATGTGATTGCTCAGCGCTTCCAGACTGAAGAATATGCGGTTGCCGAAGCTTCTAAAGACGATGCCCTTGCTGTTGTTGAccctgataatgttaaaaagggggaaagtaGTGATCGAGGGGGAACTAGTTCTCCTAACACCCGTTCCAAGAGAAAGCATGCCCAAGGTGGTCGAGGTGGATTTCAACAAGATAGAGGAGGTGGTCGTGGAGGTGGTCGCGGTGGAGGAAGTACAAGAGGAGAACTAAGAGGAGGAAGTCGTATGCAACAAATTATGTTCGACGAAAGAGGTATCCAAGGCTGA